A portion of the Pangasianodon hypophthalmus isolate fPanHyp1 chromosome 20, fPanHyp1.pri, whole genome shotgun sequence genome contains these proteins:
- the tmcc2 gene encoding transmembrane and coiled-coil domains protein 2 isoform X1 translates to MLDKSEVSTLPLPPSVPHGGSDGNISVEGAGSVLGAGSWQGEGPGEGQRTRAALDHLQQKILKITEQIRVEQEARDNNVAEYLKLAHNADKQQASRIKHVFEKKNQKSAQTIAHLHKKLEHYHKKLKEIEQNGLARQPKDVLRDMQQGLKDVGANVRAGISGFGGGVVEGVRGGVSALIRNKFGSADNIAHLKDTLGPAHTEDTPPRALSGSATLVSSPKYGSDDECSSGTSGSGAGSNSGGGGAICMGSPRLDGHHHHHHHHHHTSASWDTLLEGLQEIKASQVQMEDAMEDMKTQLQSDYSYMTQCLQEERYRCVYRYERLEEQLNDLSELHQNELSNLKQELASMEEKVAYQSYERARDIQEAVESCLTRVSKLELQQQQQQVVQLEGVENANARALLGKLISVLLALMAVLLVFVSTVANFITPLMKTRARIASSVAFTLFLITLWKHWDWLELCFLSG, encoded by the exons ctggATAAGAGTGAGGTGTCGACGCTGCCTTTGCCCCCCTCAGTGCCCCATGGCGGTTCAGATGGGAACATCAGCGTGGAGGGGGCGGGGTCTGTGTTGGGGGCGGGATCGTGGCAGGGGGAGGGCCCAGGGGAGGGGCAGCGAACACGCGCTGCTCTGGATCACCTGCAGCAGAAGATCCTGAAGATCACGGAGCAGATCCGTGTGGAACAGGAGGCGCGCGACAACAACGTGGCCGAGTATCTGAAACTCGCTCACAACGCCGACAAACAGCAAGCGTCACGCATCAAACACGTCTTCGAGAAGAAGAACCAGAAATCTGCGCAAACCATCGCACACCTGCACAAAAAACTCGAACACTATCATAAAAAGCTCAAAGAAATCGAGCag AACGGTTTGGCACGTCAGCCCAAAGACGTTTTGCGGGACATGCAACAGGGCCTGAAGGACGTAGGAGCCAATGTGCGGGCCGGCATCAGTGGCTTCGGAGGAGGCGTGGTCGAGGGTGTGAGGGGTGGAGTCTCTGCTCTCATACGCAACAAGTTCGGCAGCGCAGACAACATCGCCCACCTGAAGGACACTTTAGGACCTGCCCATACAGAGGACACGCCCCCTCGTGCACTCAGTGGCAGTGCCACGCTCGTCTCCAGCCCCAAGTATGGCAGCGACGACGAATGCTCCAGCGGCACCTCCGGGTCCGGGGCTGGGAGCAACTCCGGAGGGGGCGGGGCCATCTGCATGGGCAGCCCACGATTGGATggacaccatcaccatcatcatcaccatcatcacacgTCTGCGTCATGGGACACTCTCCTGGAGGGACTACAGGAGATCAAAGCCAGTCAGGTGCAGATGGAGGACGCAATGGAGGACATGAAGACACAACTACAGAGCGACTACTCCTACATGACCCAGTGTCTGCAGGAGGAGAGATAcaggtgtgtgtacag GTACGAGCGTTTGGAGGAGCAGCTAAATGACCTGAGTGAACTCCATCAAAACGAACTGAGCAACCTGAAACAGGAGCTGGCCAGCATGGAGGAGAAGGTGGCCTACCAGTCATATGAGAGAGCTCGGGacatacag gaggCAGTGGAGTCATGCCTGACGCGTGTCAGTAAGCTGGagttgcagcagcagcagcagcaggtggTGCAGTTGGAGGGGGTGGAGAACGCTAACGCTCGCGCTCTGCTCGGGAAGCTCATCAGCGTGCTGCTAGCTCTCATGGCCGTGCTGCTCGTCTTCGTCTCCACCGTGGCCAACTTCATCACCCCGCTCATGAAGACCCGCGCCCGCATCGCCTCCTCTGTTGCCTTCACCCTCTTCCTCATCACGCTCTGGAAGCACTGGGACTGGCTCGAACTCTGCTTCCTGTCTGGCTGA
- the tmcc2 gene encoding transmembrane and coiled-coil domains protein 2 isoform X2 has product MLDKSEVSTLPLPPSVPHGGSDGNISVEGAGSVLGAGSWQGEGPGEGQRTRAALDHLQQKILKITEQIRVEQEARDNNVAEYLKLAHNADKQQASRIKHVFEKKNQKSAQTIAHLHKKLEHYHKKLKEIEQNGLARQPKDVLRDMQQGLKDVGANVRAGISGFGGGVVEGVRGGVSALIRNKFGSADNIAHLKDTLGPAHTEDTPPRALSGSATLVSSPKYGSDDECSSGTSGSGAGSNSGGGGAICMGSPRLDGHHHHHHHHHHTSASWDTLLEGLQEIKASQVQMEDAMEDMKTQLQSDYSYMTQCLQEERYRYERLEEQLNDLSELHQNELSNLKQELASMEEKVAYQSYERARDIQEAVESCLTRVSKLELQQQQQQVVQLEGVENANARALLGKLISVLLALMAVLLVFVSTVANFITPLMKTRARIASSVAFTLFLITLWKHWDWLELCFLSG; this is encoded by the exons ctggATAAGAGTGAGGTGTCGACGCTGCCTTTGCCCCCCTCAGTGCCCCATGGCGGTTCAGATGGGAACATCAGCGTGGAGGGGGCGGGGTCTGTGTTGGGGGCGGGATCGTGGCAGGGGGAGGGCCCAGGGGAGGGGCAGCGAACACGCGCTGCTCTGGATCACCTGCAGCAGAAGATCCTGAAGATCACGGAGCAGATCCGTGTGGAACAGGAGGCGCGCGACAACAACGTGGCCGAGTATCTGAAACTCGCTCACAACGCCGACAAACAGCAAGCGTCACGCATCAAACACGTCTTCGAGAAGAAGAACCAGAAATCTGCGCAAACCATCGCACACCTGCACAAAAAACTCGAACACTATCATAAAAAGCTCAAAGAAATCGAGCag AACGGTTTGGCACGTCAGCCCAAAGACGTTTTGCGGGACATGCAACAGGGCCTGAAGGACGTAGGAGCCAATGTGCGGGCCGGCATCAGTGGCTTCGGAGGAGGCGTGGTCGAGGGTGTGAGGGGTGGAGTCTCTGCTCTCATACGCAACAAGTTCGGCAGCGCAGACAACATCGCCCACCTGAAGGACACTTTAGGACCTGCCCATACAGAGGACACGCCCCCTCGTGCACTCAGTGGCAGTGCCACGCTCGTCTCCAGCCCCAAGTATGGCAGCGACGACGAATGCTCCAGCGGCACCTCCGGGTCCGGGGCTGGGAGCAACTCCGGAGGGGGCGGGGCCATCTGCATGGGCAGCCCACGATTGGATggacaccatcaccatcatcatcaccatcatcacacgTCTGCGTCATGGGACACTCTCCTGGAGGGACTACAGGAGATCAAAGCCAGTCAGGTGCAGATGGAGGACGCAATGGAGGACATGAAGACACAACTACAGAGCGACTACTCCTACATGACCCAGTGTCTGCAGGAGGAGAGATAcag GTACGAGCGTTTGGAGGAGCAGCTAAATGACCTGAGTGAACTCCATCAAAACGAACTGAGCAACCTGAAACAGGAGCTGGCCAGCATGGAGGAGAAGGTGGCCTACCAGTCATATGAGAGAGCTCGGGacatacag gaggCAGTGGAGTCATGCCTGACGCGTGTCAGTAAGCTGGagttgcagcagcagcagcagcaggtggTGCAGTTGGAGGGGGTGGAGAACGCTAACGCTCGCGCTCTGCTCGGGAAGCTCATCAGCGTGCTGCTAGCTCTCATGGCCGTGCTGCTCGTCTTCGTCTCCACCGTGGCCAACTTCATCACCCCGCTCATGAAGACCCGCGCCCGCATCGCCTCCTCTGTTGCCTTCACCCTCTTCCTCATCACGCTCTGGAAGCACTGGGACTGGCTCGAACTCTGCTTCCTGTCTGGCTGA
- the usp49 gene encoding ubiquitin carboxyl-terminal hydrolase 49, translated as MERCKHVVRLRLGQDHSILNPQKWRCVDCNTTESMWACLKCSHVACGRYIDEHSLRHYRETQHPLAMEVRELDVFCFACGDYVLNDNAEGDLKLLRGALSTVRDAGRRSMRSASSSLSSHLVSGEGAGLVQVALRHRRRVLLTTAFRRWRTRQREEQKKLEQEKEEIRRQRKEMKKRIMGDDGNAPPRKSARLLTQAPRPLIALIPRKFRDPPEKAPLLGKTLSKNPRKALRTVKSGVAEKRATSSFLLARRRRLAPGVTGLRNLGNTCYMNSILQVLSHLRKFRECFLALDLCETEQLLLAKTQGMMGGEKLVQPKDPRASSLSGQQVSLCQELHTLFRVMWSGRWTLVSPFAMLHSVWNVIPAFRGCDQQDAQEFLCELLDKVQQELEADGGYGAKRQHTRTRIVIPITQRKLSKQVLKVLNTIFHGQLLSQVTCLSCKRKSNTVEPFWDLSLEFPERYHSVAKLSQASSQSCSLTEMLSKFTETEALEGRIYNCNYCNRKRRKSSHKPLALSEACKQLLIYRLPQVLRLHLKRFRWSGRNHREKIGVHVAFDQVLNMEPYCCSDASQVFTYDLSAVVMHHGKGFGSGHYTAYCYNTEGGFWVHCNDSEMNVCSVEEVCSTQAYILFYTQRSS; from the exons ATGGAGCGCTGCAAGCACGTGGTCCGTCTCCGTTTGGGACAAGACCACTCCATCCTGAACCCTCAGAAATGGCGCTGCGTGGACTGCAACACCACCGAGTCcatgtgggcgtgtctcaaATGCTCGCACGTGGCTTGCGGCCGCTACATCGACGAGCACTCGCTGCGGCACTACCGCGAGACGCAGCACCCGCTCGCCATGGAGGTGCGAGAGCTGGACGTGTTCTGCTTCGCGTGCGGCGATTACGTCCTGAACGACAACGCCGAGGGCGACCTGAAGCTCCTGCGGGGGGCGCTGTCCACTGTCCGGGACGCCGGGCGCCGCTCCATGCGTTCTGCGTCGTCGTCGCTGTCGTCGCACTTGGTGAGCGgcgagggggcggggcttgtgcAGGTGGCGCTGAGGCACCGGCGGCGTGTGCTGCTAACGACTGCTTTCCGGCGCTGGAGGACGCGGCAACGAGAGGAGCAGAAAAAACTGGAACAGGAGAAGGAGGAGATTCGGCGGCAGCGTAAGGAAATGAAGAAGAGGATCATGGGAGACGACGGTAACGCACCGCCGAGGAAAAGCGCACGCCTCCTGACGCAGGCGCCGCGGCCACTCATCGCGCTGATTCCGAGAAAATTCCGTGACCCGCCCGAAAAAGCGCCGCTTCTCGGCAAGACTTTGTCGAAGAATCCCAGAAAGGCGCTCCGTACCGTGAAGTCGGGCGTGGCGGAAAAGCGGGCCACGTCGTCTTTCCTGTTAGCGCGGCGCAGACGGTTAGCGCCGGGCGTCACGGGACTGCGTAACCTAGGCAACACGTGCTACATGAACTCAATCCTACAGGTGCTGAGCCACTTGCGTAAGTTCAGGGAGTGTTTCCTCGCGCTGGATCTGTGTGAGACGGAGCAGCTGCTGCTCGCCAAAACGCAAGGCATGATGGGAGGAGAGAAACTGGTGCAGCCCAAAGACCCTCGCGCTTCATCTTTATCCGGCCAGcag GTGTCTCTGTGCCAGGAGCTGCACACTCTGTTCAGGGTGATGTGGTCGGGCCGCTGGACGCTCGTGTCTCCGTTCGCCATGCTGCACTCCGTGTGGAACGTCATCCCGGCGTTCCGCGGCTGCGACCAGCAGGATGCGCAGGAGTTCCTGTGCGAGCTGCTGGATAAGGTGCAGCAGGAGCTCGAGGCCGACGGCGGCTACGGCGCGAAGCGGCAGCACACGCGCACGCGCATCGTCATCCCCATCACGCAGAGGAAACTCTCCAAACAGGTGCTCAAGGTCCTCAACACCATCTTCCACGGCCAGCTGCTCAGCCAG GTGACGTGTCTGTCGTGTAAGCGTAAGTCGAACACGGTGGAGCCGTTCTGGGATTTGTCTCTGGAGTTTCCCGAGCGTTATCACAGCGTGGCCAAGCTGAGCCAGGCGTCCTCTCAGAGCTGCTCTCTCACCGAGATGCTGAGCAAGTTCACCGAGACCGAGGCTCTGGAGGGACGCATCTACAACTGTAACTACTGCAACA gaaaaAGACGCAAGTCGTCCCACAAGCCGCTGGCTCTGTCCGAGGCCTGTAAACAGCTGCTGATTTATCGTTTACCTCAGGTGCTGCGGCTTCACCTTAAACGCTTCCG ctggtCGGGCCGGAACCACAGGGAGAAGATCGGCGTTCACGTGGCGTTTGATCAGGTTCTGAACATGGAGCCATACTGCTGTTCTGACGCATCGCAGGTCTTCACCTACGACCTCTCTGCCGTAGTGATGCATCATGGGAAAGGCTTCGGCTCAGGACACTACACCGCCTACTGCTACAACACGGAGGGGG gtttctGGGTCCACTGTAACGACTCGGAGATGAACGTGTGTAGCGTGGAGGAGGTCTGCAGCACTCAGGCGTACATCCTGTTCTACACACAACGATCATCTTAA
- the med20 gene encoding mediator of RNA polymerase II transcription subunit 20, with translation MGVTCVCQVPVVEGKSVQQTVEQLHKRLEQLGAVKQGSFFVDCETYHATANTGAQPSKLLYVMHNSETPLSCLALFDGGPTLAADANFDVLMVKLKSHFQNAKGHKVESRGARYRYADFLIKVGTVTMSSSARGISVEVEYSACVVPGDCWNLMKEFMQSFLGSSVPDLPSVFSSKAEGLFAPADCMDTMNQYLELFSKIRKQQVLPGSGVR, from the exons ATGGGCGTCACGTG tgtgtgtcaggtgCCAGTGGTGGAGGGGAAAAGCGTCCAGCAGACGGTGGAGCAGCTGCATAAGAGACTGGAGCAGCTCGGGGCAGTGAAACAGGGCAGCTTCTTCGTGGACTGTGAGACGTATCACGCTACAGCAAACACTGGAG ctCAGCCCTCTAAGCTCCTGTACGTGATGCATAACTCGGAGACGCCTCTCAGCTGTCTGGCTCTGTTTGACGGCGGCCCCACGCTGGCGGCGGACGCGAACTTCGACGTGCTCATGGTGAAGCTGAAGAGTCACTTCCAGAACGCTAAAGGCCACAAGGTGGAGAGCCGCGGAGCCCGCTATCGCTACGCCGACTTCCTGATTAAGGTCGGCACGGTAACGATGAGCTCCAGCGCTCGGGGGATCTCAGTGGAG gtggagTACTCAGCTTGTGTGGTTCCTGGTGACTGTTGGAACCTGATGAAGGAGTTCATGCAGAGTTTTCTGGGCTCCAGCGTTCCTGACCTGCCCTCCGTGTTCAGCAGTAAGGCCGAGGGTCTGTTCGCTCCGGCCGACTGCATGGACACCATGAACCAGTACCTCGAGCTCTTCAGCAAAATCCGCAAACAGCAGGTGCTGCCGGGGAGCGGCGTgcgctga